In Trichoplusia ni isolate ovarian cell line Hi5 chromosome 2, tn1, whole genome shotgun sequence, the DNA window ATGCACCGTCGTTTTTGAATGATGTGTgcgttttcaaaaataaatatcacagcttccgAATTTTGGAAAGCAATCGGGTTTTTGATAACtttgaaataattgaatgtATGTTTTGAGGTCGTTTTGAGAAGTTTGAAAGCAAAAATCAGAAAGTAAAAAAGTCTGACGAAAGATGGTTAATTATTCAtggttcaataaaaaataaaatatctttaatagattaaaagtcatttattttacaaaacatacaaatacgATCACATTTAGTACTGCTGACTGTCCACTTAGTAATGGTAACCAGTCTCTTCATCGAAGCTTTGTTGGGGGATGTTCTCGAAGGGGTTACCCTGGGGAGCTTGGGGAGCTTGAGGGCCCTGGAAGTTCTGGAAGCCCTGGGAACCCTGGGTGGCTTGGAAACCTTGGGGACCTTGGAAACCTTGAGGACCTTGGAAGCTCTGAGGAGCCTGAGCGCTCTGGAAAACCTGGGGTGCCTGGAAGCCCTGGGGTGCCTGGATGCCCTGGAGAGCTTGAGAGCCCTGGAAAGCCTGCTGGCTCTGGAAGCCTTGGGAAGCTTGAGAACCCTGGAATCCCTGCTGTCCCTGGAAACCCTGAGGAGCCTGGAATCCTTGGGTACCTTGAGTTCCCTGGAAACCTTGCTGTCCCTGGGAACTCTGCGAAGCTTGGAAACCCTGGGAAGCTTGGGAGCCCTGGAAACCCTGCTGGCCCTGGTAACCCTGGGGAGCCTGGAAGTTCTGGGGAGCTTGAGACGCCTGGAAGCCCTGAGGGGCTTGGGAGCCTTGGGGAGCCTGGATACCCTGGGATGACTGGGATCCTTGAGGAGCTTGAGGGGTCTGGGAACCCTGGTACTGGTTGCTAGGAGCTCCTGATTGCTCTAGGTATTGGCTTTGGACGTTGTTGTTGGTGGCAGGTGTTGAGGGTACTGGAGTTCCGTAGTTGGTGCTGGGGATGGAGAATTTCTGAGGAGCTTGTGGCTTGTTGTACACATAGCCGTCACCATCGTACTGCTGACCACCAGTACTTTGGGCGGAACCtgtaacaatgaaaaatattccaatttatattattagcatTTTTTTCTAGTACATGCTGTCCTACGAAGGGAAAATGTCCTCAAAGtcctatttattttgataaggttgCTTCTTTTGAAATGCGATTATTTCATCGGTGTTAAAAAACCGGCCTAGGAAGAAGCTGCCAGAAACGGTTCTGAACTTTCAACACACGCTTATGCTCAAAGgttaagaattaattaatatttgttaaatattttagctgGTTAATGAACTATTTACCTTTAATCTTCGGATACTAAACAAGCACTGGTGTTAGCTGGCGATAAGTTTGACTATCAGGTTGAAGATCGTAGGACTAAATGCCGTCACGAATTCAAgggtatattataaaattaaggaaACAAAACCACTACCTATTAATCACCTTAAAAAATGTTACAGGACAACATCTGGCTTAAGACTTAAGAAAAATTTTAACAGTGACATCAGGAATATCAAGAAAAGTTTGACCTTGAACTCCATTTGAATCCCCAGAATTGACGTCATTTGGAGAATTGGATGAATTACCCTGGTTCTCAAGGTGCTCCAGGCGTGCTGCTGCTGCCACGGTAAGGAGAGCGGAGATCACGAActataaaaaaaggttattgtatttattagatGTTTATGATAAAATGATGACAAGCACAAAAGTCAGTTATGGATAAGCTGCCAGGAGATGAACATAACTTGCAAGCTTGCATTAAAGTCAAAGGGACAAATGAAACTTAACAAAAAGTTTGTAATGATAAAGGTTTTGTCCACTTAGGTATATCAGAGCTTTAAGAACTTCACTTTCACACTCCGTAGTATATTTTGCATATATTGGgcaatgatttttgtttttcacttcactaatcttaaaaaagtaataaatcttcttttattttaaagaacacataatattataaaaaaaaacatatatattacCAGTTTCATGTTGTATGGAGTCAAAAACTACCTTAACTGGATAAAACACAAGTAGGACTGTGCTTTTGTGTGTCGAATAACCCATTATATACCATTTGGCCTTTATCCTGATCATATACCTGACGTCATGCAACAGAGGCCATAAACCAAAGCTATGATATACGTTGTAATTACTTCAATGCTTTTCTTGACTCCCGAACGTGACTAGATAGATTGAAATCACTTTTTTATGGAAATGTAGAGTAGTCTTCAGGTACAAAAAAAGAACTCTACAAAACCTATTGATTTTTGATCGATGATGATAATTAGTGATGTCATTCGATTGATTGGAACTTAAGTATGATGTAACGGTTCATGGATtttaaggtaataaaacaaTCTGTTTTAAATGATGTTTGTGTATAGATTTTCTGTCATGTCAAGAATTTGATAATTGAGTCTTTACTGCTTAATGACCAGCAAAGCTTATTTGAATTATCGGCAAAATGCAGACATGTTATTTTCATTACTCGCTGAGGAatgcagtttaaaaaaaaatccttttcctttttacctaattataaatgaaaaaattatagataaatatggAAATACTACTTTTCTTTCATGTGGGAAATCATAATCTATCTCTTCCCGCTCTGGGCTGAAAGGAattcagatttgtttttttaacgactcccacagtaaggattataattcttgtgtcacggggggttctacaaacatacaaatcacatgaataaagacacccagacccacaacaagcattcgtggatcacacaaaagcttttcCTACGTGGGATTCGTACCCACGTGGGTTTGGCAtagtgacttcaaccactcggctatccgtgcagtcaaacttTTACTGGGTTTTTTCTGACGCTCCTTCGTCCTTTAGGCCACGGTACAGTGTCCGGAGCGTTTCCCGTGTCGGCGAGAGGCCTCTTGCCTCAAAAAGCCTATCTTCacaatttgtttctttgttcCAGCATTAATGTAGagttttttcgtaaaaaaaatgtattttcttcatAGAAACGGTGTAGAAAATGGTATAACCTTCTTTCTTGGTTCCTGAACAAATTAGGTAACGATGCACCAAGCATCCTGTgtcttatttattgtattaagaaCTTGTATAGTATATTTTTCGTGCCATTACCAATTTGCGCGGATTAATTTTGACGTTGAGGTTGACGTTTTAGATTTTGActtggatataaaaaaaatcatccctATTTGGGGTCTGCACTTCCAAAAAGAATATGATAGAGGGTTTTAGCGAGACTATAGGACAAAGAGCTTGTACATAGTTCATGAGTATTATATCATAACAAATCAGTTAGCCAGGCTAGGCTGTGTgtaggattgcaacgcattgtcATACACCAATCCAAAACGCGGATAGTGTGGAACGACGGATTAGATTTAGTCACTACGAGTCTAACACCACGCGTTCTCTTCCTCGAGGGAGCGGTTGTCCATGGGaattcccccgccttaacaaaataAGAAACATAATAGACTAGTGATACTAGCTACTTGAGTTACAAGGAATGCATGCAATATAAACCAATATTCTTGCTACAGTTTTTCAGATTCAGTTAAAACACGTGAAGaaaatcttttcatttaattattagcATTCGATagacctacatacatatatctatactaatatataaagctgaagagtttgtttgtttgaacgcgctaatctcagaaaatactggtccaaattgaaaaattatttttgtgttggatagaccattcatcgaggaaggctttaggctataccatcacgctgcgactaatagaagcgaagctacaatggaaaatgagaaaaaaacagggctggtataaatcataacttatatcttctacccacggggacgaagtcgcgggcaacagctagttttcacATAATCCGCTtgtagttattgtttttataatagttaCGTTGTAGGCACAATTTCATATGACACTTGTAGTTGAGTGCTTAGGGTCACCTCACCAGTAATATGATCAGTGAATCGGCCTAAATCTCAGGAGAAAATGTGTTTGCTACGCGAAGCTATTTTAAATCTCAGCGTAAGGTATGCATTGGATTCGAATGTTCAGTTAAAGAAatttttaaggtatttattGAAACCTTCTTCATCTCATCAAATgtaggaaataaataaagtacataCAAGCAGTTGCTGTATGTGCCTGTTGATATCAATTTAGCATTGTTTAGAACATGCATTATAGAGCATCTAACTCTATGAATCTTATCTTCTTTATGAAcatagtatttatatttcatagcAAACGTCTTTACTGCCcgtttaatttataacattttttatttgttataaattataataatgtaaagttCACTGATTATTTTCTAGTTTCCCTTCCCGACGAAAATGTTTCTCATATTTAAGGGTAAGGTTCAGATAAAGGAAATCCGACAAATAATTACATacagattttattatgattatgtaaattaacaaaCTAATTGACTATATCATGTACTATCGAAGAACTTAGTAATGGTAGCCGGTTTCCTCGTCGAAAGCCTGCTGAGGGGGGTTCTCCAGGGCACTGGGCCTTGGGGCCAGGTACTGGTTGGCTCCTGTCTGCTGGGAGTACTGCGACTGGGATCCGAAGTTGGAGAGCTGAGGAGTTCCGTAAGCCGTGCTAGGGATGGTGTACTGGGAACCTTGCTGGCCGAACTGTTGACCTTGGGAGTTTTGGGAGCCAAAACCTGGAATTAGATAAgaaataagtaagtatttacttaatttttataaagatgTAACATCTTACGACACTTTTATGGATGAAAATGCAAATACTctgcataaataattatttttttgtttagcccTTACTGTCCAACTGTaaagggcaaaggcctcccttctTTGCATAAATATTATTCCTTTTGAAATATCAACGACTTATTTAGTTCAGGATGTATTCATTCTTAACATAGcttcgattattttatttttttgtaattaaatatttgaaatgtataTAATAAGTTGTGCCTTTAAAC includes these proteins:
- the LOC113500937 gene encoding glutenin, high molecular weight subunit DX5-like isoform X1; translated protein: MKLFVISALLTVAAAARLEHLENQGNSSNSPNDVNSGDSNGVQGSAQSTGGQQYDGDGYVYNKPQAPQKFSIPSTNYGTPVPSTPATNNNVQSQYLEQSGAPSNQYQGSQTPQAPQGSQSSQGIQAPQGSQAPQGFQASQAPQNFQAPQGYQGQQGFQGSQASQGFQASQSSQGQQGFQGTQGTQGFQAPQGFQGQQGFQGSQASQGFQSQQAFQGSQALQGIQAPQGFQAPQVFQSAQAPQSFQGPQGFQGPQGFQATQGSQGFQNFQGPQAPQAPQGNPFENIPQQSFDEETGYHY
- the LOC113500937 gene encoding collagen alpha-2(IX) chain-like isoform X2, which gives rise to MKLFVISALLTVAAAARLEHLENQGSAQSTGGQQYDGDGYVYNKPQAPQKFSIPSTNYGTPVPSTPATNNNVQSQYLEQSGAPSNQYQGSQTPQAPQGSQSSQGIQAPQGSQAPQGFQASQAPQNFQAPQGYQGQQGFQGSQASQGFQASQSSQGQQGFQGTQGTQGFQAPQGFQGQQGFQGSQASQGFQSQQAFQGSQALQGIQAPQGFQAPQVFQSAQAPQSFQGPQGFQGPQGFQATQGSQGFQNFQGPQAPQAPQGNPFENIPQQSFDEETGYHY